In the Sebastes fasciatus isolate fSebFas1 chromosome 12, fSebFas1.pri, whole genome shotgun sequence genome, CCAAGTTTAATGGCAAGCTATCTTtgtcatttcactcaaaaccacaaatatgaacctgctGGTGGCACAGTATAGGCAAAAAGTCAGGGGGTCGTCAAAGTTATGGGATGCATCGTATGGGAACCATGAAGGTTTGTACAAATTTCCATGACAATCCGTTGaagttcagtcaggaccactttagctaaagaaaaactttatttccatttgcagtaatatatatatatatatatatatatatatatatatttggtggtatggctctgctcttggacctccctgcccatcctACGTGGATCCACGTGCATACATGGAAAGCataaggcaaggagagcacaccTCCTTGCCCtcatgtgcatacatggaaagccaaaggcagggagagcagcagcaaagacccccctgggtgcagaacagagccggCATCAATGACAACATAAATGACATTGATTAAGTTAGACACAGTATTAAAAGGAGGTgctggggtggaggtgggttgcgagtggcttgtagaggaagcagcaatGATAGGCAGGCTGAAGCTGCTTAAAAAAGGCGCCCTATATGAGATTTGCCAATTGAATGCATGGAGGGGAATCAGCTGACacatcagctgattgggctggcttaagatcagCTGCTATCAGCTGATAGAGTTATGATATGAGCAGTGCTTGACTTTGtggcctgcctgaactaacaCTACACTCGATTTCttgagatatttcagcctgGACCAAAGTGGAGGACTGACCAACAGAGTGACAATGGCATCCTTTTGGGCATGCCAATAGCATGGTTAACTAGAAGtatggcaagccgttttaacatttaatagctagactCGAATATATATTGCAGATATCCGTAATTGAATTACAGATAACTGCAACATATATCCagtctagctattaaatgttaaaacggccaCTTGTACTTTTTTTAAGGATTTAAAGATATCTTAAATTTAGTTTTGACTAACACAATCAAAGCTGTAGATGTGTTGAAATACAATTTCTACTAGTAAGAATGTCATTGTGTGTATCTCTAATTGCCATTCTGACTAGTGAGAATACAATTTTGACGAGCATAAATTCTATTATGGATAtctaaaatgtaattacagataggAGTTTGAGTCAATTGAATGTTAAAATGGCTTGCCAtactagaagggcactcggagagcacaaACCTGCGCCAAGGCCAAATGCCCTGTTTCGTAATGTTGACGAAAGTGAGCAATAACGCATGTATCTGCCGCGTGATTTGGATTCGAACAGCCATCGTCAAATGAGACTTTGATCCTGTTATTGCAATgagatatttgtttttttatttgtattagacCAGAACAGGCCAGATTTACGGGACAACTGTTAGAGGAAGGTAAATCATTACACTGATTAAGGTAGCCAACGGGGAGGGTCATTTGGGTTACGATGTTTTGATATAGCACTGTACCCAGATATACTAACCAGTTGTGTTGTACCTCTGAGTCGCAAACTCAGatcttttatgcaaataaaggGTCTTTTGAATCTCCAACAGTTTTCTTCTCCTGAGTCTTGTGTTTCACACATACTTTGGCGCCATACTTTGGGAAGAGCAAAGAGGATTTTTGAGACGATTTTTGTCAAACATTCCACTGTGGAGAGGGTGGCTGCTGCATAAAGCTGACGTAAGCTGGTAAGGCCTAATAGAGGAATTTAACATGACTGCATTATATACAAACATGTTTACCCTTTTCTCCCTGTATAACATATTGTAGTGGGCTAACTTAAGTAACAGCAAATTAATTTGAAGTCTATTACACACTGGAAGTGGAAGTATTagcattataaatattattataatgatcATTACATATAACTCTCTGCATTTTGTACGGTGAttatttgtctttgtattaGATGGCGTTGTATCTTCTACTGGTGATGCTGACAGCATGTGCTGCCATTCCTCAAGGTACAAAATATATCTTCTTCATTTAACAAAGGGAATGCCAAAATGAAACATCCCAAGAAAGATACATGACATCTGGCTTACAGGAGTTTGTTGTCTTTTTGATTTTTGTTACCTTCATGCTCACTCTTTTTGggtatgtacaaatattttttttcctaaattaATAGGATGAAACAAATAATGAGGAATATGAGCTTTACATTAAAAGCAACAATTGGGCAAAACATTTAGAATGTAAGAGGAAATTATTAGTATTGTCCATAGTCATACTTCTACTATCATTGTCATTCATTTAAATAGTACAatgcagaaaaaatatataatcttAAATATCTATGACGACAATTGTTTCATTTGCAGCCCTTCGTTCATCAACAAGTTGGCAGTCGGGATAAGTAAACAATTCCGATGTAGGGCAGGGAGGGACAGTGAGTCCTTCAGCTCCAATTCATTTTTCTATGAGAAGTGGCGAATGTCTCGCAAACACCAcgagacagacagcagctgtggGCAGGTAGTGCAGAGGGCAAAGTTCAGCTTAGCTGCCCTAGTGGTGTGGTTCTACGGATAGCAAAGTACACAGTAAATTCAACATGTTTCAGAGTTGTTGCCACAATTAATCCAGTGATTTGATGTTACGCGTTTATGTCTTCTCAAAACATCTTTTCCTGTTATGCTCCTGTCTGTCTTGCATAAACAATCAAAAGGCCATGATGGAGTGTGTGTGATTTACTATCAAAGAACTGGGAGACGTGATGAAACATGTCCCATTGAATGaagttattgtttatttaagtGTGTAAAACAAAGCAGATCAGTACAATTGATATCAAAACTCAGTTGaagctgcattcattcatttttggtCAGTCGGGGGCAGAGATCCACCGGTTTGTCCACTGAATatatttctgtgtaattgtgttctcattatataatttatttttcacattctGAATTAgaatttctctctttttcaaaGATCTGTCAGGTAAAATGTTCACCTTCCCACAACAAAGCAACACATCTCATGTGAGGCTGACTACATCAACACAGGTTCTGAGGGCTGTGACCGTTTGTCTCAGGTGAGGTTGAATATgcaaaatgaatgaaacaacccactgtgtgtctgactgtaGAAATATTCATCAATGATAATGTCTTTGTGATGCCTACAGATCCTTTACAGACCTCCGTAGAGCTCACCCCCTGTTCTCTATGGCCACCCCTTCTGTTTCCAATGAAGTTCTGATTCTCAAGGATGCTGCAAACGATGAGTTTCAGCTCCATATCAGGAATAAATATGTAGACATAAGAGGGCAGGACTACAAACTGAACACGTGGCACTCAATTTGTACCACATGGGACTCTGCGTCTGGACTGGTACAGCTGTGGTTGGATGGAAAACCCTCAAGTAGGAAGTTCATCAGCTCTGGATCCAGCATCAGCGGCCCCATTATAATTGTTTTAGGACAGGTACAGTTATATTGCTAAGCATTATTTTTGTACCTTATGTCTCTAgattttaaacaaatattgtaTAATGCTATTTATCTTTAATCTATACAGGAGCAGGATTCTCATGGTGGAGGTTTTGACTCGTCTCAGTCTTTCGTTGGCATGATGTCTGATGTCCACATGTGGGACTACACCATTTCCCACTGTGAGATCCAGAAGTACTTGGATGGAATGACCTTCACTTCAGGAAATGTGCTCAACTGGAATGCGCTGGAGTTCCACATAACAGACAGAGTGCTGATAGAAGATAAACAACCGATCTGTGACTCAACTGTTAGAACATTTGGTCGAGGGTCATTTATGACGTCTTCTTCTTATTAGTTCTGTTaatgtgattttggtttgtgtttggtttggtttcttttatattcttattccagtgtttcctgttttattttgtaattcactcctgtgtcttgtctggttttacttcctacctttgtttgtttttcccgcctttgttgattgtctgccccgccctgatttgtttcacctgtgtttaatcacctgTGTTTGTTCCCCTCTGTCTTTGTCGGTTCgtttgtctctccagccccgtctaccttgtcctccgtTTTACTTGTTACCTCCTGCCCTGATCctggtgttcctcgtgtttCCCTGGTTGGagatttttggttttgttctcagttttttttttttgttgtttgttggatttgtttttttgtactttgttcccctccctgcCTTTTTGTTGTTTGGATAATTCAGCTTGATattattaaagctcgcttttattttaaactacatttctGCCTGtaactctgcgtttgggttccTCAGTAAATTCACATCTGTGACGGAGTAGCCGTCACTGACTGTGGGCAGCGCACACACATCACCTCAggccacacacaccaacatttctccgctgcgccgcagacacacacacacacacgccaaacATTTCTCCGCTCCCTTCCTGATTCACTCCGTAGTTAAACACATCGCGACATATCCCTCTCCCCTAAACTGTTTATCAGTAGTGCGACCAAAGGTGCACACTTGGTTGTTCTGCTGTTTCCTATACGCATACattacacaaacattattttcaCTCACCAGTTGCTGAAACGCTGCCTGTCCATCCTGCCAAGTCCCATTCATGGGATTGACGAGCAAACAGGGCCGTAACAAATCCCCCCGTTATAAAGGGTGCCCTCGGGCGTTTTGAGAGCATGTGAtcagtttaaatatgtttattatttgaaattgtGATTGTTGCAAATTAACTTGTTTTGGTTGGGGGGGGAATGTTTAGACAgagatatatcatttatatgtgGGATATGCCTGGGTTGAAGGGACTATGGATATCTGCTATGATGAAAGATGATGTTAATTGTTATTTCTGTGTAAAGAATACGCCCAGGGGAGGGGCTATTGGGATAAAAGGGGGTCATCTTGGCCACCTGGGGGAGTCTGGTCTGGAAGTGTTGACAGAGAAGGTCACACTCAGACACTCAGGAAGGTAAAATATAGATTGTAGTTGGattgtttttgcctattctgAAAGAACTCAAGGAGTTATTAAGGAACTCGATTTTCCGTACTATTTGCTGTTTTGTACAAagcttattttctatttttcacttttttgtaAATAGCCACAATGATTGCACTTTGGGAGGCCGGCAGAATAAAAAGGGAATGAATACAACGTTTTCCGACTACGCcagtgtttttatgttgcaCGGAGTTTTTGACGTAGAACCCCGCGACATATGGTGTCAGAAGTGGGATGGCTAGTCGGAAGGACATAACCACACAGGAGCGCACAGGACTGCGTTCCCAAGGGCAAGGGCAGTCAGAGGAGGGCGCGGCCGCCAGCATGGACCCAGCTGGGGAGACGGATCATACTACGTCGTCctcagaggaagatgaggaggggaGCAGGTACAGAGAAGATCTCATAGCACCTGCAGCTCCATCATCAACTGGGGGGCCAGGAGAAGAACTACTGACAATGATGAGAGAATTTATGACAGCACAAaataggagggaggagggccTGTTAGCAGAGATCCGAGGCCTGAGATACGCTGCTCCTACTCCAAGCACGGTAACAGCAAGCAGTCCAAGAATTGATCTGCCGACGCCAGTACCCCAGCGTGGGCAATGGCAGGCACCAACAGAGACGTTCTCTCCTATAGCAGCAGCTATAGACTATAACAGCAGCCCTGAGCATCCAAGACCAGGGTGGAGACATTACAACGAGCCCAAATTATCCCCGTTTCAGATGGGGGAGGATATTGAGAACTATTTGTTACGTTTTGAGCGTATTGCCAAAACATGGAGATGGCCGGAGAATGAGTGGGCATGCAGACTCGTTCCACAGCTGTCGGGGAAGGCATTGGAGGCCTACACCATGATGGATGAGGAGAGGGCCCACTGCTACAACGACCTGAAGGGAGCACTGTTGACCAAGTTTGACATCTCTCCAGAGACGTATCGGCAGCGGTTCCGGTCCACAGTGGTGCCACCTGGTGAAACCCCCACAGAGACCTACCACCGCCTGAAGGGTCTCTATCGACGCTGGATTCGGCCAGAGCAGCACACCACGGAGGAGGTCGGTGAGGCCATTATCCTGGAGCAGCTACTCCGGATACTCCCCCCTGAAGTGAGGACCTGGGTGAAGGAGCAtgaaccagagggtggactcTCCGCTGCCAAGCTGGCGCTACAGTACCTCAACGCTCGGAGAGGAGGACCAGCTGCACGTTCCTACAGTGCAGCCCCCAGACCTACACTTCAGTTACCCCAGCCCCGGCCTACGAGGAGAGAGTTTAGCCAGGAACCACCAGGTAACTTCAGCTCAGCCCTAAACCAACGAGGACCCGGTAaggactttgtttgtttttattgtcaacaGCCAGGGCACAAAGCTTCTGTGTGTCCCATACGCAAAGCTAAACTCACCTGCGCTTGCTATGCTCCCCGGCCTGAGGTGGAGGATAGTGAAGTGAGGTTACAACGCTACAAAGCTGTGACGGTTAATGGCCAGCAGGTTACTGCTCTTTTGGACAGTGGTAGCTTCATGTCGCTGGTGCGGCAGGATCTGGTGCCTGTAAACAGTGTGGATTACAGCAGACAAGAGGACATACTATGTGTTCATGGGGATAAGCATCCTTATCCCACAGCTGAATTAACTGTTACCATTGATGAACAGTCTTACTTGTTGACTGTTGGGGTGGTTGCAAAGTTACCTGTTGCTGCCCTCCTGGGTTGGGACTTACCTGTACTTCTGGACTTGCTGCAGGAGAACAGGCCAGTGGAAACTGACACTGGGCAGAGGGGGGAAGTTAATGTCACTGTTTCTTGTCCTGTGATCACTCGTGCCCAGGCGAAAGCTGGGGTCCAACCGCTCCCAGACCTTCACCGTGGTCTGTGTGAGGGTGGCACTCAGGGGCTAAGAAAAGAGGAACCTTGTGCTCATCCTTTCCCAGACTTTGACAGTAGTCTGTTCGATGGTGGCACCAAGGGCCCAAGAAAATCCCGTCGCCAACGCCGCTTTGAGAAGCAGCTGAAGTCAGCAGAGCCCAAAACAAAGAGTACACTGTCAAATGAAATGTGGGCAGTACCTGATGATATTTCTGTGCTACAGAGGGGGGATACAACTTTGAAACATTTGTTTGCTAAGGTGGGGGAGGGAGCAAAGGGAGATTGTGTGGGAAGGGAAAGGTTTATTGTGGAAAAGGATGTGTTGTACACTGTTGATAATGACCATAAACGCCTAGTAGTTCCTGCTAACTGTAGGTCACTCGTCATGCACCtagcacacacactcccatggTCTGGACACCTTGGCCGCAACAAAACATATCTGCGCATCAGTTCACGCTTTTATTGGCCCTCCATGTACACAGACATTCAGAAATATTGTGCCACATGCCCAACATGTCAAAAAACATGCATTGCCCGCAAGTCTGACCGAGCTTTTCTGCAGCCACTACCTGTTATCTCCACTCCATTCCGCAGGATTGCCATGGATATTGTGGGCCCGTTGGTGAAAAGCAGTGGTGGACATGAGTACATATTGGTGGTGTGTGACTATGCTACTCGTTTCCCAGAGGCTTTTCCCCTGCGCACGATCACCGCTCCTGCTGTGCTGCGTGCGTTGGTGCAACTGTTCTCCAGAGTGGGAATACCTGATGAGATCCTGACGGATCAGGGAACGAACTTCACCTCCAGGTTGATGCAGCTCTTCCAAAAGCAGCTGGGCATCTCAGCAATCAAAACTACGCCATACCACCCACAGACTGATGGTCTGGTTGAAAGGTTCAACCAGACATTGAAGAATATGCTGCGGAAGTTCGTGGATGATACTGGCAAGGACTGGGACCGTTGGCTGCCATTCCTGCTCTTCGCCTATCGTGAAGTTCCCCAGGCATCAACTGGTTTCTCCCCATTCGAGCTGCTTTATGGCTGGGAGGTACAGGGACCCTTGGATCTGCTCCGCAAAGGATGGGAGACACCTTCCACCTCGCAAGACGACAGAGGGGTGGTGCAGTTTGTGCTGGAGATGAGGGATCGGCTGTCAAGGTaccaggaggaggcagaggttaACCTGCGGGAGGCCCAGAAAAGCCAAAAGACCTGGTATGACCAACAGGCCCGGCACCGTGAGTTCCAGCCTGGCCAAAAGGTTTTGCTGCTTCTCCCTTCATCCAACAGCAAGCTCCTAGCAAAATGGCAAGGGCCGTACCTCATCACCCGAAAAATGGGTCCGGTCACTTACGAGGTCCATCACCCAGACAAGAAGAAACCCAAGCAGACCTACCATGTGAATCTCTTGAAAGAGTGGAAGGACCGGTTGATCCAGGTACCAGGGGAGGTTCTGATGGTAAGGAAGGTCGACAGTGAAGAAGAGGTGGAGATGGGACTGGAGACCCTTACTACACCAGCTGATCCTGTGTTGGCACATCTTGAACCAGGACAAGTTGCACGGCTCCTACAGGTCTTCAAGATGACGCCGTCCTTATTTGCTGCCAGCCCAGGGAAGACAACGCTAGTGGAGCATGTCATTCGCCTCAAAGATGGACGACCAATTCGTCAACGTCCCTACCGTATTCCGCAGCAGCTGGTGGGAAGACTgcagcaggaggtggaggagatgtTGAAACTTGGAGTGATTGAACCATCCAACTCAGAGTGGTGTAGTCCGGTGGTCATCGTCTTCAAGAAGGATGGCTCCCTCCGAATATGCATTGATTTCAGGAAGATCAATGCCATCTCAGAGTTTGACGCCTATCCCATGCCAAGAATCGAGGACTTGCTGGAGAAGATCGGAGCTGCAAAGTACATCACCACCCTTGATCTCTGCAAGGGATATTGGCAGGTGCCACTGGAGGAGACAAGCAGACCCTACACGGCGTTCCGAACCCCAGCTGGACTCTACCAGTTTACAGTGATGCCATTTGGACTACACGGAGCACCAGCCACCTTCCAGAGACTGATGAACAGAGTACTCCAGGGTTGTGACAACTGCAGCGCTGCATACCTGGATGATGTGGTGATCTTCAGCAACACCTGGGTAGAGCATGTCCAACATCTATCACTTGTTCTGGGGAGGATCCAGAAGGCTGGGCTGACACTCAACCTTTCCAAGTGTGAGTGGGCGCGAGAGGAGACACGGTACCTTGGTTACCAGTTGGGACGAGGGGAAGTACGGCCACAGGTGGATAAGGTGGAAGCTATCCAGAACTGCCCTCGACCACGGACCAAGAAGGAGGTACGGTCCTTCCTGGGATTGATTGGGTGGTACAGGCGATTCGTGCCACAGTTCGCGACCATTGCAGCCCCACTCACAGCTTTGACCCGCAACGAACACAGGAACCCAGTAACTTGGTCAGATGACTGTGAAACAGCCTTCAGCACCTTGAAAAAACACCTGTGTTCTTCTCCCGTCCTCAAGAGTCCAGACTTCAACAAAAGATTTCTGGTACAGGTGGACGCATCGGCAGTCGGCCTTGGAGCAGTCCTGGCCCAAGGGGACCCTGGGGACGAACACCCGATTTTGTACCTCAGCCGCAAGATGCAGCCACGTGAGACCAGGTATTCCACTGTGGAAAAAGAGGGCCTGGCCATCAAGTGGGCACTGGATAGCCTACGTTACTACTTGCTTGGCCGAGAGTTTGACCTGGAAACTGACCATCGGGCTCTCACCTGGATAAACACCATGAAGGATCACAACAGCCGCCTGACTCGATGGTACCTCTCACTGCAGCCCTTCAAGTTCTCCATCCGACATCGATCCGGCAAGGCCAATGTGGTGGCAGATTACCTTTCCAGGTTGCCGCACATCGCCAACCTCCGGGAGGAGGGGGATGATGTGACGGAGTAGCCGTCACTGACTGTGGGCAGCGCACACACATCACCTCAggccacacacaccaacatttctccgctgcgccgcagacacacacacacacacgccaaacATTTCTCCGCTCCCTTCCTGATTCACTCCGTAGTTAAACACATCGCGACATATCCCTCTCCCCTAAACTGTTTATCAGTAGTGCGACCAAAGGTGCACACTTGGTTGTTCTGCTGTTTCCTATACGCATACattacacaaacattattttcaCTCACCAGTTGCTGAAACGCTGCCTGTCCATCCTGCCAAGTCCCATTCATGGGATTGACGAGCAAAAAGGGCCGTAACAAATCCCCCCGTTATAAAGGGTGCCCTCGGGCGTTTTGAGAGCATGTGAtcagtttaaatatgtttattatttgaaattgtGATTGTTGCAAATTAACTTGTTTTGGTTGGGGGGGGAATGTTTAGACAgagatatatcatttatatgtgGGATATGCCTGGGTTGAAGGGACTATGGATATCTGCTATGATGAAAGATGATGTTAATTGTTATTTCTGTGTAAAGAATACGCCCAGGGGAGGGGCTATTGGGATAAAAGGGGGTCATCTTGGCCACCTGGGGGAGTCTGGTCTGGAAGTGTTGACAGAGAAGGTCACACTCAGACACTCAGGAAGGTAAAATATAGATTGTAGTTGGattgtttttgcctattctgAAAGAACTCAAGGAGTTATTAAGGAACTCGATTTTCCGTACTATTTGCTGTTTTGTACAAagcttattttctatttttcacttttttgtaAATAGCCACAATGATTGCACTTTGGGAGGCCGGCAGAATAAAAAGGGAATGAATACAACGTTTTCCGACTACGCcagtgtttttatgttgcaCGGAGTTTTTGACGTAGAACCCCGCGACAACATCACATGAcacacttgctagcttgctaaattgttagcctctgtgacTTCCAGAGGCCgacagtaatgttaatattgccgttgcttatcagcagtgttctcacgacttaacgacttgaatgccaagcatattgtgtacacgacttcccatgtcgttaacacgagctcacgagtttcatttgaaggcaccatcagTCAGGGTTGGCCCAGGTGTTCCCACTTGGCCCTAAGGATCCCTGCCACCAGGTCCCTGCAAAATATGGCAACAGATCGGTAGGGAGAGGCAGGGGTCGTCACAGAAGAGAACATTAAAAAAGTCCACATGTAATGCTTGTTGGGATTATCCGACAGAGAAATATCACTCTGCATCTTTGATATATACCCCACCTACCACATTGTCTTGGTTTTGCCCACAGCACATATGGTTCAGTCTTACGGTCCAGATACTCTCTTCAGACTAAAACTGAAAGGTGGTGTTTTTGCATCATGCCTAAatctaaaatgtaatatatatatatatatataaatatatatcttaaAGGGTAAAGATGCCCCTGAGACAGTCCAGCACATAGTAGCAGGGTGTTAGATGCAAGCTGGATCAGCGTACATGGAATGGCACAACCAAGTGGCTGATAGTGTACAGAAACATCTGTACCCAGTACAGACTAGAAGTTCCCAAATCCCAATGGGACATACCACCCAAGGTGGTTGAGAACAACAGGGCTAAGGTCCTGTGGGACTTCAGATTCAAAACTAACAAGCAGCTGCTGGCTAACCAACCGGACATAGTGGTGGTTGACAAACAGCATAGGAGGGCAGTGGTGATAGATGTGGCGATACAGGCTGACAGCAACATCAGGAAGAAGGAACATGAAAATGTTGAGAAGTATCAAGGGTTGAAAGAACAGCTGGAACAAATGTGGAAGGTCAAAGCCGACGTGGTCCCCGTGGTAGTAGGAGCACTCTTGGCTGTGACCCCCAAACTGGGAGAGTGGCTCCCGAAGATTCCAGGAACGACACCTGAAGCCTCAGTCCAGAAGAGCGCAGTCCTAGGAACAGCTAAGATACTGCGCAGAACCCTCAAACTCCCAGACCTCTGGTAGAGGACCCGAACTTGAGATACCACCCAACGAGGGTGAGAGGGagattttatatacagtatatgtatagtatatat is a window encoding:
- the LOC141779846 gene encoding serum amyloid P-component-like, translating into MALYLLLVMLTACAAIPQDLSGKMFTFPQQSNTSHVRLTTSTQVLRAVTVCLRSFTDLRRAHPLFSMATPSVSNEVLILKDAANDEFQLHIRNKYVDIRGQDYKLNTWHSICTTWDSASGLVQLWLDGKPSSRKFISSGSSISGPIIIVLGQEQDSHGGGFDSSQSFVGMMSDVHMWDYTISHCEIQKYLDGMTFTSGNVLNWNALEFHITDRVLIEDKQPICDSTVRTFGRGSFMTSSSY